The Tripterygium wilfordii isolate XIE 37 chromosome 21, ASM1340144v1, whole genome shotgun sequence genome segment AAAGGGGCTTATGAGGATAAGCAATCAGTGCATCTGATTATGGAGTTATGTGAAGGTGGTGAACTGTTTGATCGGATTATTGCCAAGGGGCAATACAGTGAGAAGGCGGCTGCTTCAATTTGCAGGGCTATTGTGAGTGTTGTTCATATTTGTCATTTAATGGGTGTGATGCATAGGGACCTCAAGCCTGAGAACTTCTTGTTGACTAGCATTTCGGACAACGCAATGCTGAAGGCAACTGATTTTGGGTTGTCAGTCTTCATTGAAGAAGGTAAATCTTCATGGCTTCCTTCCTTATCTTTTGGTTTGATCTGTTGGTCATAGTTAGTCGCGTGCAATAGCTAATTACTTGAGCAGATGATTTTTATATATCTTGAACTTTGGCTAGTAGATCTCTAATAACTGCTACCAGCTTTTTAATCCCATGTTACTAGTTTAATCAAGAGTCAATGATTTTGTTGTCCTGAGCTTATTCAACCATAATCTATCCATACCACTGATTTTATGTGAGAAGGGTATATATTGTATTGTATtctttgtttaattttgttgtCTGAATCGTAATTATTTGTTTCCCTTTGAGATAGATGGGCTTATTGACCTGTTAGATAAATTGCGAAACCTCTATATCTGAAAGTTGCTGGTAAAGTGATCATTGGTCAACGGTGCAAATAAGAACTTTCATAATGGAATGTAGTTATATTATACTTTTGTGCAGTTCCTATATCATCGCTGGACCATTGGGCACTGACATCTGCATATTGGAAAATTTTCATCTGTGTTTTCTGCATCAATTTATACTAGTCTTGGACAAAAGACATGAACAGGAGGGGCAGCAATCGATAAAATTCTACCTACACTGCAGTTAAcaatttcttacatttttcTTGAATACTATTGCATGGCTGTATTGTTTCTTTGGTTAGTCTATCGAGCTTCGTCTAAGGAGAGCataaacttaaaaataaaagttaTAGATGAGCCCAGGGCATCATATATTCACTAGATTTCCCTTTACATATGATCAGGAGAGCATATTGTAACACTTTTAAGAGTGCGGCTGCTGGAAAATTGAGCACTCATATTTAGCTAAAGAACTAAAATCCTCCTTTTGTCTTGTTTCTGGTGGATGGGTTTATGATTGTTATGAGTTGGGCAGAATATATATTTGCTATTTCAAGTTTGAACAGCAGTGTTTTCTTCCAACTGTTGATTATATATCATATGCATTCATGTCTCATTTAACTGTTGAATATTGACTACTCTTGGCAGGAAAGGTGTATAAGGATATAGTTGGGAGTGCTTACTACGTTGCACCTGAAGTGTTGCGGCGCAGATATGGAAAGGAAATGGACATCTGGAGTGCAGGAGTTATCCTGTATATTTTACTCAGTGGTGTACCTCCATTTTGGGCAGGTAAACAGTTCATCTGGTTTTATCATCAACAGGTGCAGTTCATCTTGAAGTCATGAGTATGATTTATCCTGGGTTAAAGCCAAACCTGAAAGATAACCCTGTTATTCTTGGATTCTTGGACAATTTGGTTctagttgaaacttgaaactagCTTTTCAAGTGGGAAAAAGTTACCAAGCTAGATGTTTTAAGGTGGCCGTGCGTTTTTTTGCATCATAGTTTTTCTGGTTTTCCAAACACATTCATAGGATCTGGTCTTTTGTTTGTTACTTCTATAAGGAAATTTGGATGGCTGGTTTATTGTCTTTCTGTGATCAATAGAAACACAGTTTTCAATTTTTAGCTCGTGGTTATTGCAGAAACAGAGAAGGGAATATTTGATGCTATCATGAAGGGAGATATTGACTTTAAAAGTCAGCCATGGCCAACTATATCAAACAGTGCCAAGGACTTGGTCAGTAAAATGCTGACACAAGACCCAAAGAAGCGGATTACTTCTGCTCAAGTGCTTGGTATGTCTTTCTCAACATAAACCGCAGCAATTTACCTCATTTAACTTGTGGTGATGCTAAGGATATTATTTATTTCACTCTGCATTAACTGCCTAGCGGGGGAAAAAGAATATATGAAGTTCAGAtatattagaagtctagcaaaTGTAGATGATTTATTTACAAGTAGAAATGGTCAAATTCATagtgaattttgtttttatcatGTCAATCTGCACTGATGGAAGACAAAATTAGTCGGGATTTTGTTACATGCGAATTTGTCTCTTTACCCTATGACATGATTCTTTGGTCATGTCATCCTCAATTTCATCAGTGCAGTGCACTTAGAACCTTAATGAAAACTCTGCTTCAATATACTAAACCTTTATTCTAACTCTGACTTCGAAAATTGTTTTGGCTGATAAAGAGCACCCGTGGATTAAAGAAGATGGAAAAGCATCAGACAAGCCAATAGATAGTGCAGTTCTTTCTAGGATGAAGCAGTTCAGGGCAATGaacaaaatgaagaaattgGCACTAAAGGTAAACTCAATGATTTGCATATGTTACATATAGacttaaaagataaatttgaaGCTATATATTCTGCAATAGATCCTGCATTCGATATTTCTGTAGCTTAAAGTGCTAATTCAATCCCTTGGTCCGGGAATCTTCTTCCCCTTTGATTGTTTGTGATCTTGAATTATGTTAGGTTATTGCCGAAAATCTTTCTGCGGAAGAAATCCAAGGGCTGAAGCAAATGTTTGCAAACATAGACACTGACAACAGTGGCACAATTACATATGATGAACTGAAGGCAGGATTAGCACGACTTGGATCAAAGCTTTCCGAGGCTGAAGtcaaacaactcatggctgcTGTATGACAGTTGCTGGCTCCAAATTTccttactcttttttttcctttaactcATCTTAAATTCTTCATTGTCTTTTGCTTTATTTCAGGCTGATATTGATGGAAATGGGTCAATTGATTACATTGAGTTTATCACTGCCACAATGCATAGACACAGGCTAGAAAGAGAAGAACATCTTTACAAAGCCTTTCAACACTTTGATAAGGATGGTAGCGAGTAAGTAACAATTGCTTCTAACATCTAAAACTTTCCACATCTTTGGACCCCGTTCAGTCCGAATAGTCGGAGGTCCTAAGAATACAAGGCTTCCTAATTATCCTAGGACAACATAACTGAACTTGCGGTTTCTAACAATATCGCTGTAGTTTTTCTTCGTTCTTTGCAAAAAGAACTTGTTTCTTGATGAATGTTTTCACAGGTTTATCACAAGAGATGAATTAGAATCAGCCATGAAAGAATATGGGATGGGAGATGATGACACGATCAGGGAAATAATAGCGGAAGTTGACACGGATAACGTTTGTTATAAATCTTTACCCTCATAAATTGTCTTCTTGTCTTCTGCAATATGTGATGCTAATAATACTCTTTGGTTTGCAGGATGGTAGAATCAACTATGAAGAGTTCTGCACAATGATGAAAAGTGGAGGAACCCACCAGCCGGCAAAGCTCTTCTAGATCAAGATACCACCACTTTGTTTTTCCTGAACAAATATATTCAAATGAAGACAATATCTgcaaattgagagagagagagagatgagctTCATTCTGTTTCAGAGTTACGCTTGATTAGttgtcgtctttttttttttttttttttcgttttttgttAGGATGGTATTGATCTTGTTGATATTTGAAATATAGTTTTAGATGTGAAGAGAAGAGTGTTGCTACCAATAATATCAAGTTCAGAGATTGAACATATATACTTGAACGTGATATTGAACATACTTTATATGATCACGTGTTCTTTTATCTTTGCTTGTAACTGTCATTTTCTGTGGTTTTACTCCGCTGGCTTTAATCTGTTCATTGTGTTCCATGTtctccagattttttttttttttatatccggGGTTTACTCTGCAGTTGTCAGTCCAATGTGTCCTTAATTGCCTTGGTTATGCCAACATGTTTTGAATTTCTCAGTAAATCAAAGTCGAATTTCAAATCTGATACCAGGGCTTTTGAAACCATGTATATTGGTATGTAGCAGTCAATTGCTTAGAAACCATATATCTTGATTTGGTCCTTCTTCACAAGCCCAGCTTGGACAAGAAAGGCGGCCACGCTCTTGCGCTGATCGCCTTGGAGCTGAATCACTTTGCCTAGCTCCTTGTCCTGCACCACATTCCCATTACAACAAAAGTCCTTCTTGAGGTCCTTCAGGATGTTGCCGTAGTTGTATTCTTTCTTCAGCCCTTGAATGGTTGTTAGACTCTTTTTTCCATTCCTTTGCTGTATGCGGATATGAACATACTCTTTGGCTCCAGGGGCACCTGAGTCCTTGGCCTCAGCAAATGGGTCAAAAGCAGTTGGGATCTGGATGTCTAGTCCAACCATGAACTTCGTTAAATGATGGCCGGAAAGCTTCTAGTCTTAGGGAAAGTTAGACTGAAAGAAGATAAAAAGATGACATAAGTTAATTCCATTTAAAAGCCAGACAAGTTGGTTTCTTCTTATACACATGATACTAAGACACAAGATAGTACATATGTATTCAATTCAAAACAAGGCAACAATAAACCTAAACCTCCTGCAAGAAAGCTTTTCGCGCCAACAACCCCTCAACCAAGGTCGTTAAGGCATATTACTCGATTTGACAGTTCCCAATAAGCTTTTCACTAGAAGCATTTGGCTTGAATTCTTGTTAACAATGATAACTCACTATGCTGGGGATACTACCATGAGAAAAATATGAATCCAAAAGGTACCAACTGAGCTAAGACATTAATAGGGCTTGTAGAATCAGTGCTCCAAGTATCCTCAT includes the following:
- the LOC119989480 gene encoding calcium-dependent protein kinase 19-like — its product is MGGCCSKSTESPPPPRLRQQYNNNGYGGGQKSQETPKLPEKSPRPAQPVPADAILGKPFVDVTKDYALSKELGRGQFGVTKLCFENVSGKRYACKSISKKKLVTKGDKEDMRREIQIMQHLSGQPNIVEFKGAYEDKQSVHLIMELCEGGELFDRIIAKGQYSEKAAASICRAIVSVVHICHLMGVMHRDLKPENFLLTSISDNAMLKATDFGLSVFIEEGKVYKDIVGSAYYVAPEVLRRRYGKEMDIWSAGVILYILLSGVPPFWAETEKGIFDAIMKGDIDFKSQPWPTISNSAKDLVSKMLTQDPKKRITSAQVLEHPWIKEDGKASDKPIDSAVLSRMKQFRAMNKMKKLALKVIAENLSAEEIQGLKQMFANIDTDNSGTITYDELKAGLARLGSKLSEAEVKQLMAAADIDGNGSIDYIEFITATMHRHRLEREEHLYKAFQHFDKDGSEFITRDELESAMKEYGMGDDDTIREIIAEVDTDNDGRINYEEFCTMMKSGGTHQPAKLF
- the LOC119987735 gene encoding protein translation factor SUI1 homolog 2-like, with the translated sequence MVGLDIQIPTAFDPFAEAKDSGAPGAKEYVHIRIQQRNGKKSLTTIQGLKKEYNYGNILKDLKKDFCCNGNVVQDKELGKVIQLQGDQRKSVAAFLVQAGLVKKDQIKIYGF